A window of the Streptomyces finlayi genome harbors these coding sequences:
- a CDS encoding excisionase family DNA-binding protein: MDTATHLIDPTLALLTVEEAARRLGIGRTYCFRLIRTGQLESVPVGRLRRVPADAVHDYVTRLREANRPVVSTA, encoded by the coding sequence ATGGACACCGCCACACACCTGATCGATCCGACGCTGGCGCTACTCACCGTCGAAGAGGCGGCCCGACGCCTGGGGATCGGCCGAACGTACTGCTTCCGCCTGATCCGCACCGGACAGCTCGAATCCGTTCCCGTCGGACGTCTGCGGAGGGTTCCGGCCGACGCCGTGCACGACTACGTCACCCGACTCCGCGAGGCCAACCGGCCTGTCGTCAGCACCGCCTGA
- a CDS encoding DUF3631 domain-containing protein gives MTAEKTTGPIDGAALLDEVEAFHRRFNIFPTESAYVAVALWDAHAHMLDCFDSTPRLAFLSPEPGSGKSRALEIVETLVPRPMVAVNASAAALFRAVSGPDGRPTILFDEIDTVFGPKAGDNEELRGFLNAGHRRTGVTYRCVGDTQTVTPFPSYTAVAVAGLGSLPDTILTRAVIIRMRRRARNETIEPFRARIHEQEGHALRDRLAAWAEQASDKVAGAWPEMPEGVSDRPADVWEGLLSIADAAGGEWPRRAREACVTLVEASRTNDKGSLGIRLLTDLRDHVLIGVDRLPTIAILDRLNALDDAPWADLNGKPLDNRRLSKMLGEYMTADNDPVGSRNIRTAGGVLKGFFAKDLEDAWTRYCPPSTPATSATALHPRSEPLNL, from the coding sequence ATGACCGCAGAGAAGACCACGGGCCCCATCGACGGCGCGGCCCTGCTCGACGAGGTGGAAGCCTTCCACCGCCGGTTCAACATCTTCCCGACCGAGTCGGCCTACGTCGCGGTCGCTCTGTGGGACGCGCACGCCCACATGCTCGACTGCTTCGACTCCACCCCCCGCCTCGCCTTCCTCTCCCCGGAACCGGGCAGCGGGAAGAGTCGCGCACTGGAGATCGTGGAAACGCTCGTGCCGCGCCCGATGGTCGCGGTCAACGCGTCCGCCGCGGCGCTCTTCCGGGCTGTGTCCGGTCCGGACGGTCGGCCCACGATCCTCTTCGACGAGATCGACACCGTGTTCGGCCCCAAGGCCGGAGACAACGAGGAACTCCGCGGCTTCCTCAACGCCGGACACCGCCGCACAGGGGTCACCTACCGGTGCGTCGGTGACACCCAGACCGTCACACCGTTCCCCTCGTACACCGCCGTGGCCGTCGCCGGACTCGGCTCACTGCCGGACACGATCCTGACCCGCGCCGTCATCATCCGCATGCGACGACGGGCCAGGAACGAGACGATCGAACCCTTCCGCGCCCGCATCCACGAGCAGGAAGGGCACGCCCTGCGCGACCGCCTCGCAGCATGGGCCGAGCAGGCGAGCGACAAGGTGGCGGGCGCCTGGCCGGAGATGCCCGAAGGGGTCAGCGACCGCCCCGCCGACGTGTGGGAAGGGCTGCTGTCCATCGCGGACGCCGCCGGGGGTGAATGGCCCCGCCGGGCCCGCGAAGCCTGCGTGACCCTCGTCGAAGCCTCACGGACCAACGACAAAGGCAGTCTCGGCATTCGACTCCTCACCGACCTGCGCGACCACGTGCTGATCGGCGTCGACCGCCTGCCCACCATCGCCATCCTCGACCGGCTCAACGCCCTCGACGACGCCCCGTGGGCCGACCTCAACGGCAAACCGCTCGACAACCGGCGCCTCTCCAAAATGCTCGGCGAGTACATGACCGCCGACAACGACCCCGTCGGCTCCCGCAACATCCGAACCGCCGGCGGAGTCCTCAAAGGCTTCTTCGCCAAGGACCTCGAAGACGCCTGGACCCGCTACTGCCCTCCCTCCACGCCCGCTACATCCGCTACAGCGCTACATCCCAGGTCAGAGCCCCTGAATCTGTAG
- a CDS encoding bifunctional DNA primase/polymerase, producing the protein MTHQARSALLSAALQAAERGWHVFPLRPADKRPALHGETACPGIGDCSGSHRKWEDRATTDPDRIRRAWADRPFNIGIATGPSGLVVVDLDMPKHNSSADTPCGVTTFGALCERAGQAVPTTYRTRTASGGHHLYFTAPLGIRLGNTAGTLAPLVDTRAWGGYVVAAGSTTASGPYEVVDPAPIVGLPGWLLGLLQPTRTAPARPLVAPVVSGSRAGRAALERECDRVRKAPEKQGNNTLNRCAFKVGRFVAWGDLARNEVEEAFQAAGEDRGLTVAECRATIRSALDSSIRTARPRVAA; encoded by the coding sequence ATGACCCATCAAGCACGATCCGCGCTGCTCTCCGCAGCGTTACAGGCCGCTGAGCGCGGCTGGCACGTCTTCCCGCTCCGGCCCGCCGACAAGCGCCCCGCCCTCCACGGCGAGACCGCGTGCCCCGGGATCGGGGACTGCTCGGGTAGTCACCGCAAGTGGGAGGACCGGGCCACCACCGACCCGGACCGCATCCGCCGGGCCTGGGCTGATCGCCCGTTCAACATCGGCATCGCCACCGGCCCGTCCGGGCTGGTCGTCGTCGACCTCGACATGCCCAAACACAACAGCAGTGCGGACACGCCTTGCGGCGTGACGACCTTTGGGGCGCTCTGCGAGCGCGCCGGACAGGCCGTCCCCACCACCTACCGGACCCGGACCGCGAGCGGCGGACACCACCTGTACTTCACCGCCCCTCTCGGTATCCGGCTCGGGAACACAGCGGGCACCCTCGCCCCTCTGGTCGATACGCGAGCCTGGGGCGGCTACGTCGTCGCCGCGGGCAGCACCACAGCATCCGGTCCGTACGAGGTTGTTGATCCTGCCCCGATCGTAGGCCTGCCGGGCTGGCTGCTCGGGCTGCTCCAGCCGACACGCACCGCACCGGCCCGGCCGCTGGTCGCGCCTGTCGTCAGTGGCAGTCGTGCTGGGCGGGCGGCGCTGGAGCGGGAGTGTGACCGGGTCCGTAAGGCGCCGGAGAAGCAGGGCAACAACACGCTCAACCGGTGCGCCTTCAAGGTGGGGCGCTTCGTGGCGTGGGGCGACCTCGCCCGGAACGAGGTGGAAGAAGCCTTCCAAGCGGCAGGAGAGGACCGGGGACTCACCGTTGCCGAGTGCCGCGCCACGATCCGCAGCGCCCTGGACAGCTCCATCCGCACAGCCCGGCCCCGGGTGGCGGCATGA
- a CDS encoding FtsK/SpoIIIE domain-containing protein — translation MTEILADTVGTRPSLTLVKEPTTPDPTATDSTEAPVVEAVDRADNPLADWLSVPDAPVLPAWARSAASIKANSAALARMTWWHTQYHGLRVPKYLVKTVLLAARGFFRAAVGLWPTLSAQDHSATVKALRAQIKVKPEDIDLAARLQAAHYNRTRTRRWRFGAAAVGVAAATVGVMLADPILQAGIAGSVVTPLAYLGRGKETRLLDQGAPPLRVDMSATQLNDALRAAGLLKSGRASEDEKDAPRVSCSMGPVRDGRGWAVIFDLPRGGGKTASDVLAKREVIAQELGVDEIQVIMSRVRAAKGGNAGRVSMWVADDDPYLGKPNPSPFATAERFSIWDPIPFGQDARGNRIEVPVMWQSMFFGGLPRRGKTFTQRLMTAAGLLDAYVRHYVADGKGGADWMPMRAVAHRLVMGAEDDAIEALKAMLAELLGEMERRFAILRELPTSICPEGKLTPDIVQRYNLPVIFVTIDELQEYFTAMEREDREQVINDLCRIARRGPAAGFVSNFASQRPDADSVPTKLREIITLRYSTQVVDRASSDMVLGKGKAAQGADASVLSEDHVGTGVLVTGPASYVTVRADYLDGTGFAALCQKGRTLRQAAGQLTGDAAGDVTAAADASGVKLPPILSDALEVMRHSPRMFTTDLLAGLVNLDEDVYGDFNAERLAAELEAAGVKRTSKQVKISGTNAAGYQRRDIEAAVPAEILLAHG, via the coding sequence ATGACCGAGATCCTCGCCGACACGGTCGGCACCCGCCCCTCCCTCACCCTCGTCAAGGAACCCACCACCCCCGACCCGACCGCCACCGACAGCACGGAAGCACCGGTGGTCGAGGCGGTCGACCGGGCGGACAATCCGCTGGCCGACTGGCTGAGCGTGCCCGACGCACCGGTCCTGCCCGCGTGGGCCCGGTCCGCGGCGTCCATCAAGGCCAACAGTGCTGCGCTGGCACGGATGACGTGGTGGCACACGCAGTACCACGGTCTCCGCGTTCCGAAGTACCTTGTCAAAACCGTCCTGTTGGCAGCGCGGGGGTTCTTCCGGGCGGCCGTGGGACTGTGGCCGACCCTGTCCGCGCAGGACCACAGTGCGACCGTCAAGGCACTGCGGGCACAGATCAAGGTCAAGCCCGAGGACATCGACCTGGCCGCGCGTCTCCAGGCCGCTCACTACAACCGCACCCGCACCCGCCGTTGGAGGTTCGGTGCCGCGGCGGTCGGTGTCGCCGCCGCCACGGTCGGCGTCATGCTGGCCGATCCGATACTGCAAGCCGGTATCGCCGGGTCCGTCGTCACCCCGCTCGCCTACCTCGGCCGTGGCAAGGAAACCCGCCTCCTCGACCAGGGCGCCCCGCCGCTGCGGGTGGACATGTCCGCGACCCAGCTCAACGACGCGCTGCGGGCGGCCGGCCTCCTGAAAAGCGGCCGGGCTTCCGAGGACGAGAAGGACGCTCCCCGGGTGTCTTGCTCGATGGGTCCGGTCCGTGACGGCCGCGGCTGGGCCGTGATCTTCGACCTCCCCCGGGGCGGCGGCAAGACCGCGTCCGACGTGCTGGCCAAGCGGGAAGTCATCGCCCAGGAACTCGGGGTCGATGAAATCCAGGTCATCATGTCCCGCGTCCGCGCGGCCAAGGGCGGCAACGCCGGCCGCGTGTCCATGTGGGTCGCGGATGATGACCCCTACCTGGGCAAGCCGAACCCCTCCCCGTTCGCCACGGCGGAAAGGTTCTCCATCTGGGACCCGATCCCGTTCGGCCAGGACGCCCGCGGCAACCGCATCGAAGTCCCCGTCATGTGGCAGTCGATGTTCTTCGGTGGCCTGCCCCGCCGGGGCAAGACGTTCACGCAGCGCCTCATGACCGCGGCTGGTCTGCTGGACGCCTATGTGCGGCACTACGTCGCGGACGGCAAGGGCGGTGCGGACTGGATGCCCATGCGGGCCGTCGCCCACCGCCTGGTCATGGGCGCCGAGGACGACGCGATCGAAGCGCTCAAGGCCATGCTGGCCGAACTGCTGGGGGAGATGGAACGCCGGTTCGCGATCCTGCGGGAACTCCCCACCTCCATCTGCCCCGAGGGCAAACTGACACCGGACATCGTCCAGCGGTACAACCTGCCCGTCATCTTCGTCACCATCGACGAACTGCAGGAGTACTTCACCGCGATGGAGCGCGAGGACCGCGAGCAAGTCATCAACGACCTGTGCCGCATCGCAAGGCGCGGCCCGGCCGCAGGGTTCGTGTCCAACTTCGCATCCCAGCGCCCCGACGCGGACAGCGTGCCCACCAAGCTGCGCGAGATCATCACCCTGCGGTACTCCACCCAGGTCGTCGACCGGGCCAGCAGCGACATGGTCCTCGGCAAGGGCAAGGCCGCCCAGGGCGCCGACGCATCCGTCCTGTCCGAAGACCACGTCGGCACCGGTGTTCTCGTCACAGGGCCCGCCTCCTACGTCACCGTCCGCGCCGACTACCTCGACGGCACCGGCTTCGCGGCCCTGTGCCAGAAAGGCCGGACACTACGGCAGGCCGCAGGACAGCTCACCGGCGACGCCGCCGGGGACGTCACCGCCGCCGCCGACGCGTCCGGCGTCAAGCTCCCGCCGATCCTCTCCGACGCACTCGAAGTCATGCGCCACTCCCCGCGCATGTTCACCACCGACCTCCTCGCCGGTCTTGTGAACCTCGACGAGGACGTCTACGGCGACTTCAACGCCGAACGCCTCGCCGCTGAACTGGAAGCGGCCGGCGTCAAGCGCACCAGCAAGCAAGTCAAGATCTCCGGCACCAACGCCGCCGGATACCAGCGCCGCGACATCGAAGCGGCCGTCCCCGCCGAGATCCTCCTCGCCCACGGGTAG
- a CDS encoding DUF6251 family protein produces the protein MDSLPVPAAVVRLPDGTYTYADQASSPIQQAAPQIVHQHIHQAPPDRTVQRIALGSGVGAGAVAAGVYFGPLLVGVLTAIAANLALLAFLAAVMAWGVVTVVKSIGGSEGKAAAKSVSRARRRR, from the coding sequence ATGGATTCGTTGCCCGTCCCCGCCGCTGTCGTCCGTCTTCCGGACGGCACCTACACCTACGCCGACCAGGCATCTTCGCCCATCCAGCAGGCCGCCCCGCAGATCGTTCACCAGCACATCCACCAGGCCCCGCCCGACCGCACGGTCCAACGCATCGCCCTCGGTTCCGGCGTCGGTGCCGGGGCGGTCGCGGCCGGCGTGTACTTCGGTCCGCTGCTGGTCGGTGTCCTCACCGCGATCGCCGCGAACCTCGCCCTGCTCGCGTTCCTCGCCGCTGTCATGGCCTGGGGCGTGGTCACGGTCGTGAAGTCGATCGGCGGCTCGGAGGGCAAGGCCGCCGCGAAGTCTGTGAGCCGTGCGAGGCGCCGTCGCTGA
- a CDS encoding RRQRL motif-containing zinc-binding protein, with protein MGALPTYRWRLAPDGYATRRQLRALGLRPGGQDVVAELQRPRRRRGPLVAYLYRIDRAKPVRPMTPGRASALAKAMAARRTCPNCRYDAGYCIPRSLGMCVPCSDGAEPGA; from the coding sequence ATGGGTGCGCTGCCTACCTACCGGTGGCGCCTCGCCCCGGACGGCTACGCGACCCGGCGGCAACTTCGAGCCCTCGGGCTGCGGCCCGGCGGGCAGGACGTCGTAGCTGAGCTTCAGCGGCCCCGCCGTCGCCGGGGACCGCTGGTCGCCTACCTCTACCGCATCGACCGGGCCAAACCGGTCCGGCCTATGACCCCGGGCCGTGCCAGCGCCCTGGCCAAGGCCATGGCGGCTCGCCGGACCTGCCCTAACTGCCGCTATGACGCCGGGTACTGCATCCCGCGCTCGCTCGGCATGTGCGTGCCCTGCTCCGACGGTGCCGAGCCGGGCGCTTAG
- a CDS encoding DUF2637 domain-containing protein, with product MNRTGKTLLVLALVAVVAMAFRVSWNALRDVATATGADSTAALLYPFVVDGLMALALVATLVLTGDARRFALRVLAAYTLASLVLNYVHGLVPELHSKSVDWGRLADWDPANWALVLLATSLPVGSIYFGSDLVAKVLHHQPTEPAIAEETTETTVNRSTSDLRESTPAPVAPVDVPPALPAPEPVEELPSAGLVPVGALAAESTRPRRATGRVPDVARSSRPVRTADQLLTEARSATADWPVEELTGEAIRKAVHTSAAKARVLRETLRAERTTVPDEAVA from the coding sequence ATGAACCGCACCGGTAAGACGCTGCTCGTTCTCGCGTTGGTCGCGGTCGTGGCCATGGCGTTCCGGGTGTCGTGGAACGCTCTGCGGGACGTCGCCACCGCGACCGGCGCGGACAGCACGGCCGCGCTGCTCTACCCGTTCGTCGTCGATGGCCTCATGGCCCTCGCTCTGGTAGCCACGCTCGTACTGACTGGGGACGCACGCCGGTTCGCGCTGCGGGTGCTGGCTGCTTACACGCTGGCCTCGCTCGTCCTCAACTACGTTCACGGTCTCGTTCCCGAGCTGCACAGCAAGTCGGTCGACTGGGGTCGACTGGCCGACTGGGACCCCGCTAACTGGGCCCTGGTCCTGCTCGCCACGTCGCTGCCGGTCGGGTCGATCTACTTCGGCTCCGACCTCGTCGCGAAGGTCCTGCACCACCAACCGACCGAACCCGCAATTGCGGAGGAAACGACAGAGACGACCGTAAATCGGTCTACCTCTGACCTGCGAGAGTCGACCCCCGCCCCTGTGGCACCGGTCGACGTTCCGCCCGCGCTTCCGGCGCCGGAACCGGTCGAGGAACTTCCCTCGGCCGGGCTGGTACCGGTCGGTGCGCTCGCAGCGGAGTCGACCCGGCCTCGTCGGGCGACCGGTCGGGTACCGGACGTCGCCCGGTCGAGCCGACCGGTCCGCACCGCCGACCAGCTTCTGACCGAAGCCCGGTCGGCTACCGCCGACTGGCCGGTCGAGGAACTGACCGGCGAAGCGATCCGCAAGGCGGTCCACACCTCCGCTGCCAAGGCCCGCGTGCTGCGCGAGACCCTGCGCGCCGAGCGGACCACCGTGCCGGACGAGGCGGTTGCCTGA
- a CDS encoding DUF6303 family protein has translation MSGRMLRARLGLRCCGTTAPQRTTGPCWQLYVAMAGRVSDWPVHTWPKSTEVPSIEEREAVLASLGFVLVDGAEWEWAEDTGPEYHPHPVRVSLSAGAEVLPLDGGVA, from the coding sequence ATGAGCGGGCGCATGTTGAGGGCGCGGCTGGGGTTGCGCTGCTGCGGCACGACCGCACCGCAGCGCACCACCGGCCCGTGCTGGCAGCTGTACGTGGCCATGGCTGGCCGGGTCAGTGACTGGCCGGTCCACACCTGGCCCAAGTCCACGGAGGTCCCGAGCATCGAGGAGCGCGAGGCTGTTCTCGCGTCCCTCGGGTTCGTCCTTGTCGACGGGGCCGAGTGGGAGTGGGCGGAGGACACCGGTCCGGAGTACCACCCGCATCCGGTGCGGGTGTCGCTCTCGGCGGGGGCCGAGGTCCTGCCGCTGGACGGCGGTGTGGCATGA
- a CDS encoding DUF6284 family protein: MKTIAALQALVTAASLDMEPSAAELDAIELEMPVILADVDMLDAQIMTIDRTPTELDERRIRRARNRVLAARRDVTNRAAMPLTGGAA; this comes from the coding sequence ATGAAGACCATCGCTGCACTTCAGGCCCTTGTTACGGCCGCTTCGCTCGATATGGAGCCGTCGGCCGCTGAGCTGGACGCGATCGAGCTGGAGATGCCCGTCATTCTGGCGGACGTCGACATGCTGGACGCGCAGATCATGACCATCGACCGCACGCCCACCGAACTGGACGAGCGGCGTATCCGCCGGGCCCGCAACCGGGTGCTGGCCGCCCGCCGCGACGTCACCAACCGTGCCGCGATGCCCCTGACGGGCGGTGCGGCATGA
- a CDS encoding GntR family transcriptional regulator: MAVLKYEEIAESLRARIAAGEFGPGATIPSGRDLAEQWDVSRATAIKAVDVLRNDGVVVAKQGTGFVVTDTPVARPAGARRAGSARILGGLPFLRVGTPDWAEPPARVAVALGLSPGVWALRRIRVLQLPDGTPNSCVEAWFPPEIAEAAPRLADTAPIAEGTTRHVRRQTGRFPVEGVDVTTVRLATDAEAELLGVPVATPVAVLLHTAHDQRGRPLVCEEGVTPSSLFEQVDTYAM, encoded by the coding sequence ATGGCTGTACTGAAGTACGAGGAGATCGCGGAGTCTCTGCGCGCCCGCATTGCCGCTGGTGAGTTCGGCCCTGGGGCCACGATCCCATCCGGCCGCGATCTGGCCGAGCAGTGGGATGTGTCCCGGGCCACTGCCATCAAGGCCGTGGATGTGTTGCGCAACGACGGTGTGGTCGTCGCCAAGCAGGGCACGGGATTCGTCGTCACGGACACGCCCGTGGCACGTCCCGCCGGCGCCCGCCGGGCAGGGTCGGCGCGCATTTTGGGTGGGCTGCCGTTCCTGCGCGTTGGTACGCCTGACTGGGCAGAGCCTCCCGCCCGTGTTGCCGTTGCGCTCGGGCTCTCCCCTGGTGTGTGGGCACTCCGGCGTATTCGCGTCCTCCAGCTCCCGGACGGAACCCCGAATAGCTGCGTGGAGGCATGGTTCCCTCCGGAGATCGCGGAGGCGGCACCACGCCTTGCCGATACTGCTCCCATCGCCGAAGGCACGACACGCCATGTCCGTCGGCAGACCGGCCGGTTCCCGGTCGAGGGGGTGGACGTCACCACGGTGCGCCTTGCTACGGACGCGGAGGCGGAACTTTTGGGGGTGCCCGTAGCCACCCCGGTCGCCGTGCTCCTGCATACGGCGCATGACCAGCGGGGTCGCCCATTGGTCTGCGAGGAAGGTGTCACCCCCTCCTCGCTCTTCGAGCAGGTGGACACCTACGCGATGTAG
- a CDS encoding class I SAM-dependent methyltransferase codes for MSNLELAPSVMRFYGETANEDSRLRTSADGRMELIRTQELLRRFLPPAPARVLDVGGATGIHAEWLVKDGYEVTLVDPVPRHVESASAVCSAYVGDARELPEPDDSFDVVQLLGPLYHLPDPEDRSRALAEARRVVKPGGLVAAAAINRYASIFEHVTYAHLHTERIHDSVSKILATAVYDGVRGFALSYFHRAEELVEEFTASGLADVQVFGIEGPAWSLVKAVEQQPGAGPTDELLASAMAAARLAEPYPELLAASSHLLAVGRAPVDNNG; via the coding sequence ATGTCGAATCTCGAATTGGCTCCTTCCGTGATGCGGTTCTACGGCGAGACAGCGAACGAGGACAGCCGTTTGCGCACCTCGGCAGACGGCCGCATGGAGTTGATCAGGACACAAGAGCTCCTCCGACGCTTCTTGCCTCCCGCGCCGGCCCGCGTGCTCGACGTGGGCGGGGCGACCGGGATTCATGCTGAATGGCTCGTGAAGGACGGCTACGAGGTCACTCTCGTGGACCCTGTACCCCGCCACGTCGAGAGCGCGTCAGCCGTGTGCTCGGCGTACGTAGGGGACGCCCGAGAGCTGCCCGAACCTGACGACAGCTTTGACGTTGTGCAGCTTTTGGGACCGCTCTACCACCTGCCCGACCCGGAAGATCGAAGCAGGGCGCTGGCAGAAGCCCGCCGCGTGGTGAAGCCGGGCGGGCTGGTCGCCGCAGCAGCGATCAATCGATACGCGTCGATCTTTGAGCACGTCACGTACGCCCACCTGCACACTGAACGGATTCACGACTCCGTCTCAAAAATCCTTGCGACGGCCGTCTATGACGGCGTACGCGGTTTCGCCCTCTCCTATTTCCACCGAGCCGAAGAACTGGTGGAAGAGTTCACTGCCTCTGGGCTCGCGGACGTGCAGGTCTTTGGCATCGAGGGACCTGCTTGGTCTCTGGTGAAGGCTGTCGAGCAACAGCCAGGCGCGGGCCCCACTGACGAGTTGCTTGCCTCAGCCATGGCTGCAGCCCGCCTGGCAGAGCCGTACCCGGAGCTTCTCGCCGCCAGCTCTCACCTACTGGCCGTGGGAAGGGCCCCTGTCGACAACAACGGCTGA
- a CDS encoding YihY/virulence factor BrkB family protein — protein MGSAKRVPQTQDMAGEELSGDEAWTALKKYGGRKLLVDAFLRFRYADGFSHSRALAFQVALALVPFTIALVGVAATLSTESAGRAVELTLTRIAPGASSQLIEDALADGRRSAGENVAGAVAMWLGLAFAVVSLVSAMAQIERGANRIYGIERDRPFAVKYGRSLLLSAAAGAPMALGFLVLVAGDTVAGAVVDAFGGSGLPAWWHWLQIPLGITMAWVASAVIFRWAPRRIQPGYTWLAFGSAVHLALWISATWLLAVYVERSGSFGAVYGPLTAFMALLLWANLTGIALFLGLAFAAQLEAARAGSTEPVHGDDA, from the coding sequence ATGGGCAGCGCGAAGCGTGTCCCGCAGACACAGGACATGGCCGGGGAGGAACTCTCCGGTGACGAGGCATGGACCGCGCTCAAGAAGTACGGCGGGCGGAAGCTCCTGGTCGACGCGTTCCTGCGCTTCCGGTACGCGGACGGCTTCAGCCACTCCCGTGCGCTGGCGTTCCAGGTAGCCCTGGCCCTGGTGCCCTTCACGATCGCGCTGGTCGGTGTGGCGGCGACGCTCAGCACCGAGAGCGCGGGCAGGGCCGTCGAACTCACGCTCACACGGATCGCCCCGGGCGCCAGCTCCCAGCTGATCGAGGACGCGCTGGCGGACGGGCGCCGCAGCGCGGGCGAGAACGTCGCCGGCGCCGTCGCGATGTGGCTGGGCCTGGCGTTCGCCGTTGTCAGTCTGGTGTCGGCCATGGCGCAGATCGAGCGTGGCGCCAACCGCATCTACGGCATCGAGCGGGACCGCCCTTTCGCCGTCAAGTACGGCAGGAGCCTGCTTCTCTCGGCCGCGGCGGGGGCGCCCATGGCCCTCGGCTTCCTGGTGCTGGTGGCCGGTGACACGGTCGCGGGAGCCGTGGTGGACGCGTTCGGCGGAAGCGGTCTCCCCGCCTGGTGGCACTGGCTGCAGATCCCCCTCGGAATCACCATGGCCTGGGTGGCATCGGCCGTCATCTTCCGGTGGGCACCGCGGCGGATCCAGCCGGGGTACACCTGGCTCGCCTTCGGTTCGGCCGTTCACCTGGCCCTCTGGATATCCGCGACCTGGCTGTTGGCGGTCTACGTCGAACGCAGCGGCTCGTTCGGTGCCGTCTACGGGCCTCTTACCGCGTTCATGGCGCTGCTGCTGTGGGCGAATCTCACCGGGATCGCCCTGTTCCTCGGTCTCGCGTTCGCGGCCCAGCTCGAGGCGGCGCGCGCGGGCAGCACCGAGCCCGTACACGGGGACGATGCGTGA
- a CDS encoding Dabb family protein, with translation MIRHLVLFKLNDGVERDEPRVVAGVEAFRAVEGQVPELEFWECAWNITDRPIAYDFAINSAVADEDALKRYIEHPAHQAAAGRWREFATWVIADYPF, from the coding sequence ATGATCCGTCACCTGGTCCTGTTCAAGCTGAACGACGGCGTCGAACGGGACGAGCCGCGGGTCGTCGCCGGCGTGGAGGCCTTCCGGGCAGTGGAGGGACAGGTCCCGGAGCTGGAGTTCTGGGAGTGCGCCTGGAACATCACCGACCGGCCGATCGCCTACGACTTCGCGATCAATTCGGCGGTAGCCGACGAGGACGCCCTGAAGCGCTACATCGAGCATCCGGCCCATCAGGCCGCCGCCGGACGGTGGCGGGAATTCGCTACCTGGGTGATCGCCGACTACCCGTTCTGA
- a CDS encoding RNA polymerase sigma factor SigF, whose amino-acid sequence MPASTAPQVPPQNVQTDDIQTETPDPTTPARTRGADTRALTHVLFGRLKGLEPGTPEHGRVRAALIEANLPLVRYAAARFRSRNEPMEDVVQVGTIGLINAIDRFDPERGVQFPTFAMPTVVGEIKRYFRDNVRTVHVPRRLHELWVQVTGATEDLTTAHGRSPTTREIAERLKIPEEDVLACIEAGRSYHATSLEAAQEGDGPPGLLDRLGYEDPALAGVEHRDLVRHLLVQLPEREQRILLLRYYRNLTQSQISAELGVSQMHVSRLLARSFARLRSANRIEA is encoded by the coding sequence GTGCCGGCCAGTACAGCGCCTCAAGTGCCTCCCCAGAACGTCCAGACCGACGACATCCAGACCGAGACGCCCGATCCCACCACGCCCGCCAGGACCCGGGGCGCGGACACCAGGGCGCTGACGCACGTGCTGTTCGGCCGGCTCAAGGGGCTGGAGCCGGGCACTCCCGAACACGGCAGGGTCCGGGCGGCCCTGATCGAGGCGAACCTGCCGCTCGTCCGGTACGCGGCGGCCCGCTTCCGCAGCCGCAACGAGCCGATGGAGGACGTCGTCCAGGTCGGCACCATCGGCCTGATCAACGCGATCGACCGCTTCGACCCCGAACGCGGCGTCCAGTTCCCGACCTTCGCGATGCCGACCGTGGTCGGCGAGATCAAGCGGTACTTCCGGGACAACGTACGGACCGTCCACGTACCGAGGCGGCTCCACGAGCTCTGGGTCCAGGTCACCGGCGCCACCGAGGACCTGACGACCGCCCACGGCCGCTCCCCCACCACGAGAGAGATCGCCGAGCGGCTCAAGATCCCCGAGGAGGATGTACTCGCCTGCATCGAGGCGGGCCGCTCGTACCACGCGACCTCACTGGAGGCCGCACAGGAAGGTGACGGGCCGCCAGGACTCCTGGACCGGCTCGGCTACGAGGACCCGGCCCTCGCGGGGGTCGAACACCGGGATCTCGTACGGCATCTGCTCGTCCAGCTGCCCGAACGCGAGCAGCGCATCCTGCTGCTGCGCTACTACAGAAATCTGACGCAGTCACAGATCAGCGCGGAACTGGGCGTGTCCCAGATGCATGTGTCAAGGCTCCTGGCCAGAAGTTTCGCCCGCCTTCGATCCGCAAACAGGATCGAGGCGTAA